GCAAACCAATCGGTTCCTTCTTATTCTTAGGACCAACCGGTGTAGGTAAGACAGAGCTTGCAAAAGCTTTGGCAGCAAGCCTGTTTGATGATGAAGCAAATATGGTTCGACTCGATATGAGTGAGTACATGGAGAAATATTCCGTGTCCCGTCTGATTGGAGCGCCTCCAGGATATGTTGGATACGACGAAGGTGGACAGCTGACCGAGGCCGTCAGAAGAAAACCATATTCGGTTGTCTTGTTTGATGAGGTAGAAAAGGCACATCCAGATGTGTTCAACGTACTGCTTCAGGTGTTGGATGATGGCCGGATTACGGACTCACAGGGACGTACCGTCGACTTTAAGAACACGATTATCATTATGACTTCAAACCTTGGTTCCGCACACCTGCTGGAGGGAATCGATGAAAATGGTGACATCAACCCACAGTGTGAAGAAGCGGTTATGGCAGAGCTACGTGGTCATTTCAGACCGGAATTTTTAAACCGTCTTGATGAAATCATCATGTTCAAGCCATTGACCAAGGACAACATCGGCAACATCATTACCTTGTTGATGAAAGAATTGAACGACCGTCTGGTTGACCGTGAGATTTCCGTGGAACTTACAGATGCAGCCAAAGCTTACATTGTAGAACACGGATATGATCCAATCTACGGTGCAAGACCTCTGAAACGATTCTTGCAAAAACACGTAGAGACACTTTCTGCGAAGATGATTCTGGCAGATAGAGTAGGCGCCGGAGATGTCATTTTGATTGATGTCGTAGATGGAGAACTCAGTGCCCGTGTGAAGGCATGAGGGTAATATAGAAGGGAGTTGCCGCACGAAGTTTTCGTGCGGCAACTCCCTTTTTGTCATTTTACTACATATTGGACTTACTCATATCGTAGATTTTCAAATTTAATCATGCATCTTCCAGTAAGCGGCACTGTAACCCGGCAGATCACTTCCACCGGCAAATTCATGTGTCGTATCGGTCAAAAGCTCCGTTGCAGTGGCACATCCGGCATCAAATTCTGCATGGAATGGATTCTCGTCTGCATTGATGGCGACCAGGATTCGATCAGAGTCTGTTTTCCGTTCAAAGATGCATTGACGGTTGGTTAACAAAACAGAGCGGAAATCACCGTAATTTAAAGCGTTTGATAATTTTTTCACAGAGGCAAGCTTGGCAATGAAATCGGTAAGAAAATTCCACTCCGGTGTCAAAAAGCTGGCGCGCAGAGCAGGGTCACCGTCCTCTTTTCTTGCTTTAGCGCCCCATTCACTTCCATAGTAGACGCATGGGATTCCAGGCATACCAAAGGCGAGCGCATAAATGAGTGGAAGGTGATGCTCATTGGTTAGGATGCTGGCAATTCTTGTGACGTCATGGTTGTCTACAAAGGAAAGCAGGTGTTTTCCCTTGTAAAGTGTCCACTGGTCCGGTCCAAACTGGCGGAGCAGGGAGTGATTAATCTCAAACATATTCATGCTGTTAAAGCTAGAATAAAGTCCCTTGTAACATTCATAGTTGGTAACGGAATGCAGCATGGAATCATTCATCCATTGGTTATAATTGCCGTGCAAGGTTTCACCAACCAGGAAGAAATCCGGTTTCAATCCATCACACAGGGTGCGCAGACGGCGCAGGAAATCATGATCCAGACAGTAAGCAACGTCAAGCCGCAATCCGTCGATATCAAATTCGTTCACCCATCCTTTGATGCACTGAAAAAGATAGGAGATAACGTCTTCATTTCGAAGATTTAATTTTACAAGGTCAAAATTTCCTTCCCAGCCTTCGTACCACAGGCCGTCATTGTAATTGGAATTTCCACCAAAGTTTAAGAAAAACCAATCCTTATAAGGAGAATTTTCGCGATTTTTTAATACATCTTCAAAAGCGAAAAATCCACGTCCAACGTGATTAAAAACACCATCTAATACAACACGGATGCCTTCTTTGTGAAGATTTTCACAAACAGTCTTAAAATCCTCGTTCGTGCCAAGCCGGACATCAATTTTTGCATAATCTCTTGTATTATAGCCGTGTGTATCAGACTCGAACACAGGCGAAAAATAGATGGCGTTTGCACCAAGTTTTTTGATGTGTGGAATCCATTCATTTACTTTTAAAATGCGATGCTTCAACTGTCCATCATTTTCAAAAGGAGCCCCACAAAATCCCAAAGGGTAAATCTGATAAAAAACGCTTTCATATGCCCACATAATGCTGCCTCCAATCTTTTTGTGAAAAATTATCATAGGATTCAGATGTAAAAATCTGTTTCTTTCATTATTTTAAAACTTTATTTGCTCATATCTTTTGATTTCTGTACGCAGGCACGTTGCGCTGCGATAACGGTGTTGCGAAGTCCGTTTTCTTCCAAAGATGCAACTGCCTCAATCGTGGTTCCGCCAGGGGAGCAAACGGCATCTTTTAATTCTCCAGGATGTTTTCCCGTCTCCAATACCATTTTTGCAGAACCAAGGACTGACTGCGCCGCAAATTTGTATGCCTGTGCACGTGGCATGCCATCGGCAACAGCAGCATCCGCCATAGCCTCGATAAACAGATAAACATAGGCAGGGGAAGAACCGGAAACACCGATTACGGCATCCATCAGTTTTTCTGCAACCACCTCACATTTTCCGAAGCTGTTAAAAATAGAAACAACATCTGCAAGTTCAGCATCGGTAATCGTTTCATTTTTACACAAAGCGCTCATGGCTTCCCCGACAAGAGCAGGTGTATTTGGCATTGCACGAACCAGCTTAATTGGACGGTCAAAAGCATCTTCAATGGCGCGGATGGTTTTGCCGGCGGCGATGGAGACGATGACACAGTCTGATTTTACATGGTCGCGAATCTGAGGAATAACCTCATCAAATTTATCCGGCTTCACTGCAAGAAATAAGATATCAGCCTGCTCGGCAACCTTTGTGTTGTCCGGTGTCGTCTCAATTGCAAATTTGTTACGAATCTTTTCCAAGGTAGCAGTAGAATGAGCGCTTGCAATAATCTGGCTCGTAGTTGCAAGGGAAGAATCCAGAATTCCGCCGATAATTGCACTGCCCATATTTCCTGCACCGATAAAACCAATCATTTTGTCAAACATAAAATCCTCCTTGTTTTGCGGAGCAAAATGCGACTGCCCATGCAGGAGCAGAGGATTTTCCTCCTTGTTTTGCGGAGTAAAATGCGATTTCCTGCTTTACCCCACTAAAATATTCCTGCTTCTATCGTAGTTCATTTTGGCTAAAAGGTCAATGCACAAAAAAGCCACAGAGAATGAAAATTGTGGTAATCACCCAGGAAACAGGAAATGCTCGGTACAGAGTTTCTAGTTGCGGGGAAAACTGAAAAACGGTGTAAATCCATAAAATGCGGAAGGCACATGTTCCAATCACCGTCGCAATAGCGGGAAAAAGCGAGCGCCCCATGCCTCTTAACACACCGGCGGGTATTTCGTAGAAACTGCAGACTGGTTCAAAGAGCAAGATGCACATCATGCGGATACAGGCATTTTCAATGACTGCAGGTTCCGTGGAAAAGAATCCGGCAAAGCGGTTACGAAACAGGATGATAGGCACAATCAAAAACAGACTGAAGAAAAAAGAAAACGTGATACAAAGCCAAAGAATCTGACGACACCGTTTCTTTTGACCGGCAGCATAGTTTTGGCTGACAAATGTGGTAGCAGTTTGTCCGAAGGCAGTAATAACATAATAGGAAAAATATTCAAAATTCATGGCAATGGTACTTCCGGCAATTGTCTGTGCACCAAAACGGTTGACGGAAGCCTGGATGAAAATATTCGCAAAGCAAAAGACAGCACCCTGAATGGCAGCAGGAATTCCATTTTTTAGAATTTGGATAAGATAGGAAGAACGCATGCGGCAAGGAAAGAAGGAAACGTGAGATAGGGATGAGTCATTCCAAAGCCGTAACAGAATAATAATTGCCGAAAATGCGGTGGATAGAACTGTTGCAAGTGCGACTCCGGCAACGCCAATGTGGAATACAAGGACAAAAAACAGATTCAGCAGTACATTAAGAATCCCGGCAATTGTAAGTATAAGGAAGGGATACCGGCTGTCTCCTTTTGCACGAAGGATTGCAGAACCAAAATCAAATAGCAGTAAAAAAGGGTATCCTAGAAAATAAATTCTAAGATATAATTTTGCCGGAGCCATGACGTCGCCGGGTGTTTTAATCAGAAGAAGCAGCGGGTTTGTGATACACTGTCTGAGAAGCAGCCCAATGATGCCAAAGATTCCCGCAAATAGGAGGGCGGTTTTTAGGATGCCGGACAGGTGTTCCTTTTTTTGTTGACCGATTTGTTGTGCAATCAAGATATTAGCACCGATGGATAAACCGGAAGATAAGGAAACAATCAAGGCGATGATTTCTCCGTTTGTTCCGACCGCTGCAAGAGAAGTGGCGGTATCAAAATATCCGACAATGGAGGTATCTGCGGCGTGGAAGAGCTGTTGCAGCATGCTGCTAAGCGCAATGGGGAGTGTAAAAAGCAGGATTTTTTTCGGAAGTGCGCCGTGAAGCATATCAATTGTGGTGGTTGTCTGTTTCATTTTTTTCTGTCCTTTCAAAAGATTCTTGCAATATTGTACGCGTTTTATTACAATATAAAAAGTGAATAAAAATGATTTATTATATCGAAAAAAGGAATAAACATGGATCATAATATTTTAAAATATCTTGCTTTTGTGAAAACCGTTGAAAAAGGGAGCTTTACAAAAGCTGCAGAAGATTTGAATTATGCGCAGTCGTCCATCAGTAAAATGATTGCGGATTTGGAGGAAGAATGGGGAGTTACCTTATTGCAGCGCAGCAAGAATGGAGTGGTGCTGACTTCCGCAGGGGAGCAGATACTTCCTTCTATAAGGAAAATATTAAGTGATTTTGGGAAACTTGAGGAACAGATCAACCAAATGAATGGTGTACAAAGCGGTATCGTGAGGATTGGCACCTTTTCAAGTGTGGCAATTCACTGGCTGCCGAACATATTTGCTGAATTTCAAAAGGATTATCCTGGAATTGATTATGAAATGCTTTTGGGCGATTATGGAGAGGTAGAACGCTGGATTGATGAGGGGCGTGTAGACTGTGGATTTTTAAGGCTGCCGACTGCGGTAAAGTTCGATGTGATGCCGCTCAAAAAGGATGAGTATAAGGTGGTACTTCCGAAGAAGCATCCTCTGGCACAAAAAGAGAAGATAAAGGTAACGGATCTGGATGGGCAGCCATTTTTATTGTTAGAACATGGAGGAAAAACGGAGGTTTCGGATTTCTTAGAAAAAAATGGTGTACATCCTAAGGTGCGGTTCACGACGTGGGAAGATTTTGCTATTATGTCAATGGTTGAAAAAGGGTTGGGTATCGGAGTTTTGCCAGATATGATTTTAAAACGGATTCCGTATCAGATTGAGGTTCGCCCATTAGAAGCGCCCTATTACAGAGAAATTGGCATCGCAATGAAAAACAGGCAACGCTTGAGTGCTGCAACGCAAAAGTTTATGGAATATTTAAAGTACAGGGAGAGTGATTCCCTAAGATAGAAGGATGGTTATTGAAATGAAGAAGAAAAAAGTATGGGTTGCAGATTTTTTATGTGTACTGGTTGCTGCAATCTGGGGAACTGGATTTATCGCAAGCCAGGTGGCGATTGATGCGAAACTGAGTGCGTCTTTGATTATGGCGCTTCGCTTTTTGATTGCGGCAGCAGTGATGCTGGTGGCATGCCTGCCAAGATTAAAACAGCTTAACTTATCCGTAGTAAAAGCAGGAATGATTCCTGGATTTTTCCTTTTT
This genomic window from Roseburia sp. 831b contains:
- the proC gene encoding pyrroline-5-carboxylate reductase, coding for MFDKMIGFIGAGNMGSAIIGGILDSSLATTSQIIASAHSTATLEKIRNKFAIETTPDNTKVAEQADILFLAVKPDKFDEVIPQIRDHVKSDCVIVSIAAGKTIRAIEDAFDRPIKLVRAMPNTPALVGEAMSALCKNETITDAELADVVSIFNSFGKCEVVAEKLMDAVIGVSGSSPAYVYLFIEAMADAAVADGMPRAQAYKFAAQSVLGSAKMVLETGKHPGELKDAVCSPGGTTIEAVASLEENGLRNTVIAAQRACVQKSKDMSK
- a CDS encoding LysR family transcriptional regulator, whose amino-acid sequence is MDHNILKYLAFVKTVEKGSFTKAAEDLNYAQSSISKMIADLEEEWGVTLLQRSKNGVVLTSAGEQILPSIRKILSDFGKLEEQINQMNGVQSGIVRIGTFSSVAIHWLPNIFAEFQKDYPGIDYEMLLGDYGEVERWIDEGRVDCGFLRLPTAVKFDVMPLKKDEYKVVLPKKHPLAQKEKIKVTDLDGQPFLLLEHGGKTEVSDFLEKNGVHPKVRFTTWEDFAIMSMVEKGLGIGVLPDMILKRIPYQIEVRPLEAPYYREIGIAMKNRQRLSAATQKFMEYLKYRESDSLR
- a CDS encoding alpha-amylase family glycosyl hydrolase, producing MWAYESVFYQIYPLGFCGAPFENDGQLKHRILKVNEWIPHIKKLGANAIYFSPVFESDTHGYNTRDYAKIDVRLGTNEDFKTVCENLHKEGIRVVLDGVFNHVGRGFFAFEDVLKNRENSPYKDWFFLNFGGNSNYNDGLWYEGWEGNFDLVKLNLRNEDVISYLFQCIKGWVNEFDIDGLRLDVAYCLDHDFLRRLRTLCDGLKPDFFLVGETLHGNYNQWMNDSMLHSVTNYECYKGLYSSFNSMNMFEINHSLLRQFGPDQWTLYKGKHLLSFVDNHDVTRIASILTNEHHLPLIYALAFGMPGIPCVYYGSEWGAKARKEDGDPALRASFLTPEWNFLTDFIAKLASVKKLSNALNYGDFRSVLLTNRQCIFERKTDSDRILVAINADENPFHAEFDAGCATATELLTDTTHEFAGGSDLPGYSAAYWKMHD
- a CDS encoding MATE family efflux transporter; the protein is MKQTTTTIDMLHGALPKKILLFTLPIALSSMLQQLFHAADTSIVGYFDTATSLAAVGTNGEIIALIVSLSSGLSIGANILIAQQIGQQKKEHLSGILKTALLFAGIFGIIGLLLRQCITNPLLLLIKTPGDVMAPAKLYLRIYFLGYPFLLLFDFGSAILRAKGDSRYPFLILTIAGILNVLLNLFFVLVFHIGVAGVALATVLSTAFSAIIILLRLWNDSSLSHVSFFPCRMRSSYLIQILKNGIPAAIQGAVFCFANIFIQASVNRFGAQTIAGSTIAMNFEYFSYYVITAFGQTATTFVSQNYAAGQKKRCRQILWLCITFSFFFSLFLIVPIILFRNRFAGFFSTEPAVIENACIRMMCILLFEPVCSFYEIPAGVLRGMGRSLFPAIATVIGTCAFRILWIYTVFQFSPQLETLYRAFPVSWVITTIFILCGFFVH